From the Pseudanabaena sp. FACHB-2040 genome, the window GATTTTGAGAAGTCTGCCGTAGCGGCAGGAGCCGATAACTTCGATGTCGGCAAACTAGCTGAAGCAGACCCCGAACTTGCTGACTTTGAGGCAGATGCTGCTGCCCTGCTCCAGGGACGTCGCACGACCGACCTTGTGCGGATGTATTTACAGGAAATTGGCCGGGTAAACCTGCTTCGTCGCGACGAGGAGGTAGCCGAGGCCCAGCACGTGCAGCGCTACATGCAGTTGCTGGAAATGCTGGAGCAGTCGGCTGAGCAGGAAGGAGGTATTTTGGCTACCTACAGTAACCTGCTCAAGGTTCGAGATCGCTTGACCTCACACCTAGGTTATCGCCCCTCTCTAGAGCGCTGGGCTAGTGAGGGTGGCGTACCAGTCGAAGAACTGAAGCCAACCCTTTCCCAAGGCAAGCGGCGGTGGGCGCAACTGGCTCAAATGCCCGTTGCTGAGTTGGAAGTCATGATGACAGAGGGCACCCGCGCTAAGGAGCACATGATTAAGGCCAACCTGCGGTTGGTCGTGTCTGTTGCTAAGAAGTATCAAAACCGGGGCCTGGAACTGCTGGATTTGATTCAGGAGGGCACGCTGGGTCTAGAGCGGGCAGTCGAAAAATTTGACCCGACCAAGGGGTATCGCTTTAGCACCTACGCTTATTGGTGGATTCGTCAGGGGATTACGCGGGCGATCGCAACTCAGAGCCGCACTATCCGCCTACCGGTGCACATTACCGAAAAGCTCAACAAAATCAAGAAGGCTCAACGCAAGCTGTCTCAAGAAAATGGCCGCACGCCTACGGTAGACGACATTGCTCGCGAACTGGACATGACCGGGCCACAGGTGCGCGAGGTGCTGCTGCGGGTGCCCCGATCAGTTTCCCTGGAGACCAAGGTGGGCAAAGAGCGTGACACTGAACTCGGCGACCTGCTAGAGGCCGACAGCATCTCTCCTGAAGATATGCTGATGCGCGAGTCTCTGCGACGAGATTTGCAGCAGCTCATGACCGACCTCACCAGCCGCGAACGAGACGTGATTCAGATGCGCTTTGGTCTAGGAGACGGCAACCCCTACTCCCTAGCAGAAATTGGTCGGGCGCTAGATCTTTCCCGAGAGCGGGTGCGCCAGATTGAGTCCAAAGCGCTGCAAAAACTGCGTCAGCCTAAGCGCCGCAACCGCATTCGCGACTATCTGGAAGCCCTGGGTTAAACGCTGTTGGCAGGGGCAAAGCATTCTGAACCAATGCTTTGCCCCTTATTTTTTGCCTAAAAAGAGCCGCCAGAGAGTGCCTCTGGCGGCTTAGTCTGCGTAGATTGGATGTCAGGAGAATGAAACGGCTAGGAACTTTTTAGGAAAAACTTGTCGGAAGATGAGCTTAGGCGTAGTGGTCAATAACGACGGCAGATAGGGCGGCAAAAACGGTAATGCCTAGTGCCACTAGCGGGTTTTGACCCTGAGCGACGGCAAAGGAAGTAATTACGCCTGCGCCTAACCCTGCGGTGACAGCAGCCTCTACCCAGTCTTTACGAGCCTTGTACATACGACAAAAGAACCCCTCAGAGGTATCAAACTAGTTCTCAAGCTATCATCCGGGGGGAGGGCATTTGCGATCGCACCCCCGACCTGAAACTAAGCTTTAGGTAGAGATAGTTTTCTTTACATACTGCCAGTCGAGTATTGCCGAATATTAAATTTGTAGGATTAAGGCTATCACTCAGTCTTACGAATATTGCCTGCTTTGATCCAGCCTTCCTGTCCGTTTTCAGTAACTCGGACTTTAACCCATTGGTTGTCCGGGCTTTCCTCCAACACCACAACGGCGTCGTTATTGTCAATGCCGCCTAACTGGGCAAACGTGGTGCCTGGACCTTCCCGCAGCACCAGACCAATAGGCTGGACCACAACGGCTTCATAGGCTCCCTCCTCCAGCTCAGGAGTAGGAGGGGGGTCGGGGGTAGGCGCTGCCTCTGCCGGGGCCGCCGCGGCTTCGGCTTCGCCTGCTTGAGTTTGGGGTGGCTGCGGCAGCGCATCGTTCTCAAAGGCTGGCTTAGGCGGCAGCACCGCCAGCCGTGCCATGAAGTAGCGAGCAGTTGCCACTCCCGCTAAAGACAGCAGCAGCAGGGCTGTCACAACCCCTAACACCAGCTTAGATAATCCCGTGAGAAATCCTTTCATAATTGTCAGTCCGTCCCCAGCTAGCCTACGGTTATAGCACAGGGACGGTCACTCAGGCTGCTGAATTTGCTGCTTCAGCCGATTACTTAATTCATTGCCTCGAGAGGCCAAGCGCGCCTTGCCAGAAGCGGCCCAAGCCTGCAACGCTTCAATCTGCTCCTGGGCGGTACGGGCTAGGGGCACAATTTGGCTGGCGGCCTCTAAAACGTCGTCTGTCGTGAAGTCCCGGTTTTGGCTAAAGCCAATGTGCATGGCTTCAATAAGGGCCTGCTCAATCTCAGCCCCAGAGAAATCGGGCGTTTCGTAGGCCAGGCGAGAGAGGTCGTAACTCTGCACATTGTGTGGGCGTAAACGGCCTAAATGAACGCCAAAGATGGCCTGCCGCTCTTCTTGGCTGGGCAGGCCCACAAAGAAAATTTCATCGAAACGGCCCCGTCGCAACATTTCTGGTGGCAGCGCCTGAATATTGTTGGCGGTAGCGACGACAAAGACAGGAGAGGTCTTTTCGGCCATCCATGTGATGAAGGTGCCAAAGACCCGACTGGTGGTGCCAGAGTCGCTGCGGCCATCGAGCCCGGCAAAGGCCTTATCAATTTCGTCAATCCACAAAATGCAGGGAGCCAACGCCTCTGCTAGC encodes:
- the sigC gene encoding RNA polymerase sigma factor SigC, encoding MVATPHPSSNMEYGQASPDFEKSAVAAGADNFDVGKLAEADPELADFEADAAALLQGRRTTDLVRMYLQEIGRVNLLRRDEEVAEAQHVQRYMQLLEMLEQSAEQEGGILATYSNLLKVRDRLTSHLGYRPSLERWASEGGVPVEELKPTLSQGKRRWAQLAQMPVAELEVMMTEGTRAKEHMIKANLRLVVSVAKKYQNRGLELLDLIQEGTLGLERAVEKFDPTKGYRFSTYAYWWIRQGITRAIATQSRTIRLPVHITEKLNKIKKAQRKLSQENGRTPTVDDIARELDMTGPQVREVLLRVPRSVSLETKVGKERDTELGDLLEADSISPEDMLMRESLRRDLQQLMTDLTSRERDVIQMRFGLGDGNPYSLAEIGRALDLSRERVRQIESKALQKLRQPKRRNRIRDYLEALG
- a CDS encoding SH3 domain-containing protein, which encodes MKGFLTGLSKLVLGVVTALLLLSLAGVATARYFMARLAVLPPKPAFENDALPQPPQTQAGEAEAAAAPAEAAPTPDPPPTPELEEGAYEAVVVQPIGLVLREGPGTTFAQLGGIDNNDAVVVLEESPDNQWVKVRVTENGQEGWIKAGNIRKTE